A stretch of DNA from Rhizobium sp. BT04:
ATGTCAAGCAAGGGCAGACAACTCAATCTGAACCTGTTCATCTATCCGGGCGGCCATCACGAAGCCGGTTGGCGCTACAAGGACTCTTCGCCGGAGCGGATCCTCGACATCAAATATTACCAGGCGCTCGCGCAGCGCGCGGAAGCCGCGAAGTTCGACGCGCTGTTCTTCGCCGACGGCCCGGCGCTTACGGAAAACATCCGCTATGCGAGCCGGCCGCGGCTGGAGCCGCTCACATGGATTTCGGCAATGGCCGCCGTCACCGAGCGGATAGGCTTCATTGCAACCGCCTCGACGACCTATAACCAGCCCTATAATTTCGCGCGTTTCTTCGCCTCGATCGATCACCTGAGCAACGGGCGCGCCGGCTGGAATATCGTGACGACAGGGGATGCCGGTGCCGCGCAGAATTTCGGCCTCGACCAGCATCCGACCCATGCCGATCGCTATGACCGGGCAGGCGAATTCGTCGACGTGGTCACCAAGCTCTGGGACAGTTGGGAGGACGACGCACTTGTCGGCGACAGGCAATCCGGTATCTTCGCCGACGACCAGAAGATCCATCCGATCAATCACATCGGCAAATACCACCGGGTGCGCGGACCGCTGACCTTGCCCCGCTCGCCGCAGGGCCGCCCGGTCTATGTGCAGGCCGGCTCCTCCGAAGACGGGAAATCCTTCGCCAGCCGCTACGCCGAGGCGATCTTCACCGCGCATCAGACGATCGCAAACGCGCAGGAGTTTTACAGCGACATCAAGGCACGCGTCAAAGCCGTCGGCCGCAATCCCGACCAGGTGAAGGTGCTGCCTGGTATCAGTCCCTTCATCGGTTCAACGGAAGCCGAGGCAAAGGCGCTGTATGACGAATTCAACGAGTTGATCCAGCCGGAATATTCACTGGACCAACTCCGCCGCCTTCTCGGGATCGATCTTTCCGGCCATGATCTCGACGGCCCGTTCCCGCGCGAGCTGATCAGGATCGAAGGAGAAGTCGGCGTCAGCAGCCGCTTCCATGTCGTCCTCGACATTGTCGACAGGGAGAAGCCGACGATCCGCCAGCTTCTGCATCGCCTCGCCGGCGCGCGCGGCCACTGGGTGGAAAAAGGCACGCCCGAGCAGATCGCCGACAAGATCCAGCTCTGGTTCGAGAACGGCGCCGCCGACGGCTTCAACATCATGCCGCCCTACCTCACAGGCGGCTTCGATATCTTCGTCGACGAGGTCGTGCCGATCCTGCGCAAACGCGGTCTCTTTCGTCTCGACTACGAGGGAACGACACTGCGCGAGCATTTCGGTCTCGACCGGCCCGAGAGCCAATATAGCCTGGCGCAAAGCGCCATTGCTTGAGGGACGAAAGACATCAGGGGCGGCTCTTGGGCGGCCCCTTTTGCTTGATGCGGTAAACTCGGCTCGTCTTGCAATCCAGATGAAATCTAGTATATTTCTTACCGGATGTAGTATGGTGATTTCGATGAGAATGTCCTTCATGACCAGCGCCTCCTTTAACCAGAACCCCAGCAAGGCGAAAAGGGAAGCGAGCGAACGGCCGCTGGTGATCACCGATCACGGCGAGGCGACCTATGTTCTCGTCAGCTATGCGGAATTCCAGGCGAATTGGAAAGCGCCGAAGACGCTCTTCGAAGCGCTGCGCGATCCCCAAGCTGATGAAAAGGAATTCGAGCCGGCACGGCTGGACTTCGATAGCAGGACCGTCGAATTCTGATGGCATTCCTGCTTGATACGAATGTCATTTCCGCCGCGCGAAGGGTCGAGCGGCAGGCGCAGGAATTCCAGGACTTCATGACGGAGTTTTCCGTTGCCGATGCCTATCTCTCGGCGATCACGATCATGGAAATACAGTTCGGCATCCAGCGCGAGCGGTCAAGAGATCCTGGTTTCGCCAAGGATCTCCACCGCTGGATGGATGAGATCGTGCTTACCGAATTCGCCGAGCGCATCCTGCCTTTCGATACCGCAACGGCAAGCCGGGCTGGCCTGCTGCCGACCGCCGACAAACGCCCCTCCGCCGATGCGATGATCGCCGCCACCGCGCTGGAACATGGGCTGAAACTGGTCACGCGCAATGTCGCGCATTTCATCCCGCTCGGGGTCGAATGCATCGATCCCTGGCGCTTCGCCGGCGTGCAAACCTAAGCGCCAGCAGGGAAGAACCGGTTCTCCGGCCGCGGCAATCCGAGATGCTCGCGCAGCGTCGTGCCCTCGTATTCTCTGCGGAAGAGGCCTCGGCGCTGCAGCTCGGGAACCAGCCGTTCGGTCACGTCGGTGAGGCCCTGCGGCAGATAGGGGAAGACGACGTTGAAACCATCAGAACCTTCCTCATCCAGCCAGCGTTCCATCTCGTCAGCGATATTTGCCGGCGTGCCGACGAAGGCAAGGCCGGCATAGCCGCCGTAGCGCTGCGCCAGCTGGCGCACCGTCAGATTTTCCTCCGCCGCAAGCTTCAGCACTTGGGCGCGGCCGGTCTTGCTGGCATTGGTGTCGGGAATGTCCGATGGCAGCGGCGCGTCGGGATCGAAGCCGGAAGCGTCATGGCCGAGCGCGATCGAAAGCGAGGCGATGGCACTGTCGTAATGCACCAGGCTGTCGAGGGTGGCGCGTTTGGCGCGGGCCTCCTCGAGACTGTCGCCGACGATGACGAAGGCGGCGGGCAGGATCTTCAGATGGTCGCGGTTACGGCCGATCGCTTCCATGCGGCCCTTGATATCGGCATAGAGCGCCTTGCCGGCGGCAAGATCGCGCGGCGAACAGAAGACCATCTCGGCGGTTTCCGCGGCCAGCTGGCGGCCGGGGTCCGACTGGCCAGCCTGGACGATCACGGGCCAGCCCTGCGGCGGGCGGGCGATGTTGAGCGGCCCGCGCACGCTGAGTTCTTCGCCCTTGTGGCTGAGCACATGCATCTTCTCCGGATCGAAGAACAGGCCGCTCTCGCGGTCGCGGATGAAGGCATCGTCGGCGAAGCTGTCCCAAAGCCCGGTCACGACATCATAGAATTCCCGGGCGCGATGATAACGCTCGCCATGCTCCACATGTTCGTCCAGCCCGAAATTGAGAGCTGCGTCCGGGTTCGATGTCGTGACGATGTTCCAGCCGGCGCGGCCGCCGCTGATATGGTCGAGCGAGGCGAAACGCCTTGCGATGTGATAGGGCTCATCGAATGTTGTGGAGGCGGTGGCGACGAGGCCGATGCGCTGCGTCACCGCCGCCAGCGCCGACAGCAGCGTGAAAGGCTCGAAAGAAGTGACGGTGTGGCTGCGCCTGAGCGCCTCGACCGGCATATTGAGCACGGCGAGGTGATCGGCCATGAAGAAGGCGTCGAATTTCGCCCGTTCCAGCGCCTGCGCGAACGACTTCAGATGTGCGAAATTGAAATTGGCGTCGGGGTAGGAACCGGGATAGCGCCACGCGCCGGTATGCAGGCTAACGGGACGCATGAAGGCGCCGAGGCGCAACTGCCGTGAACGTGTCATGATTTCCTCATGGATCGGGCAAGGCGGCCGCCTGCTCCGCATTGGGCGTTCTGTCTGGGACCGCTGCGACGACGCATCGGATAGCGGTTACGTAGGAACTCGACGAATTCAAATCGAGGCCGGCTCCGCTAATTTCCGGTCGCGATTTCGGCGCTTTTCCGGCCACATTTTCGCGGAACCGCTGGACTGAGACACTAATCGCGGCAGCCAGAAGCCGATAAGCAAACACTTTTCATTTTCGACCACATCTATAGAATTTGTACTCTTATCTCGGCGCTCGATTTCTTTCACCGATAGCATCGTCAGAAGTGGAGACATCGATGAACACCGTGCTTAGGCAAGCAGACCAGATCCGGCCCGTGGCCCCACGTATCGGCAGCGACGAGGAAGCGATCGCAACCGCCCGCAGGCTGGCGGCGCAATTTGCCGCGCGCGCCGCCGAGCGCGATGCCGACCGGATCCTGCCGTTCGCCGAACTCGATCTTCTCGCGCAGTCCGGCCTGCTGGCGATCACCGTGCCCTCACAATATGGCGGGCTCGATGTTTCGAACGCAGTACTGGCCGAAATCACTGCGATCCTGTCGGAGGCGGATGGTTCGATCGGTCAGATTCCGCAGAACCATTTCTATATTCTTGAAGCTCTCAGGACCGACGGCAGCGAAGAGCAGCAACGCTATTTCTTCGGCCGCGTGCTCGCCGGCGACCGTTTCGGCAATGCGCTATCCGAGCGCGGCACGAAGACGGTCGGGCACTACAACACGCGCATCACCCGCGATGGTCCGGGTTACCGGATCAACGGCCGCAAATTCTATTCCACAGGCGTCCTCTTCGCCGACTGGATCACCATCTTCGCGCTCGATCCGGAGGATCGGCTGACCATGGCCTTCGTGCCGAAGGGCACCGAAGGCGTCGAGATTGTCGACGACTGGGACGGCTTCGGCCAGCGCACCACCGGCAGCGGCACGACCATCCTCGACAACGTCTATGTCAGCGCCGATTCCGTGGTCTTCCATCACAAGGGCTTCGAGCGGCCGACGACGATCGGCTCGGTCGGCCAGATCATCCATGCCGGCGTCGACCTCGGTATCGCGCGGGCGGCCTTTGCCGAAACGCTTGAGTTCATCAGGACGAAATCGCGCCCCTGGATGGATAGCGGCCTGGACCGCGCCTCCGACGACCCGCTGACGATTGCAAAGGTCGGCCAGATCGCCATTCGGCTGGAAGCCGCAACCGCTCTCGTGGAGCGCGCCGGCCACAAGGTCGATGCCGCGCAGGTCGAGACGACGGAGGAAAAGGTGATCGCGGCCACACTTGCGGTTGCCGCCGCCAAGGTGCTGACCACCGAAGTGGCGCTCGAGGCCTCAAACACGCTCTTCGAGCTTGCCGGGACCTCGTCGGTACAAACAGGCCTCAATCTCGACCGCCACTGGCGCAATGCCCGCACCCATACACTGCACGATCCCGTTCGCTGGAAGTATCATGTCGTCGGCAACTACCATCTGAACGGCGTGACGCCGCCGAAGAACGGCGCGCTCTGAAATTTTCGTTGCTTCAAAATGAAAACCCCACCGCCGACGCCGGCGGTGGGGTTTTGCTTTTGTAAATGACAGTCGCCTCAGCTGTAGAGACTGACCTCCGGTATTCTGTCGTTCAGCACGAATTCGCCGACTTCTCTCGCCTTGTAGAAAACGGGATCGTGCAGCGTATGGGTTCGGACATTGCGCCAGAACCGGTCGAAGCGGTATTTGTCGGCCGTCGAGCGTGCGCCTGTCAACTCGAAGACGCGTGAGGTGATGTCGAGCGAGACGTGGGTGGCGTGCACCTTGGCGGTGTAGGCTTCCGCTGCCGCCTCGCCGCGCTCGCGGGCCGTCACGTCGCGGCCGCGGGCAAGACCCGCCTGCACGGCGGCCGCCGCGCTGTCGGCAAGAGCCGCCGAGGCTTTTAGCGCCGCGGTGAATTCACCGACGCGTTCGAGAATATAGGGATCATCTGCCGCCCGCTCGACACCGGAGGTGATCCACGGCCGGGTTGTCGTGCGGACGTAATCGACGGCGGCCTGTAGCGCACCTTCGGCGGTGCCGAGGTAGAAGTTGACGAAAACAAGCTGGATGAACGGCGTGTTGAAGGTCGAAAGCACCGGCGGTGCTGCGTCCGGTGCGGCTGGCGCGCCGACGAAATCCTCCTCATAGACAGGGAAGTCGCGGAATTCGACACTGCCGCTGTCGGACAGGCGCTGGCCGATATTGTCCCAGTCGTCATTGGCGATATAGCCGGGGCGATTGGTCGGCACGGCGAAGCCGGCGATCTTGTCGTCGAGCGTCGCATTGGCATTGATATAGTCGGAGACCCGCGCCGCCGTGGAGAAGGACTTGCGCCCATTCAGCACATAACCGTTGCCGCGCCGGGTGAGCACCAGCCCGGGATCGCGCGGATTGACGGCCGCACCCCAATAGAGGTTCCTGGCGACGGTATCGCTGCCCAGCGCATGGGCGCGCGCGGGGTCGAGCGCCCAATAGATGTACTGGCTGTTGACATAGTGGTAGCCGAGCAGCTGGCCGATCGAGCTTTCGCCGCGGGCGAGGATACGCACCAGTTTCAGCCCGTCGACCCAGTCGAGGCCGCCGCCGCCGATCTCGGGGGGATGCAGCGCATTGAGCAGCCCGGCATTTTTCAGCTTGATGATCTCGGCAAGCGGCGGGCGGCCTTCGCGGTCGAGGTCTGCGGCGCGCCTGGAAAGGTCGGCAGAGATCTCTTCGGCACGGGCAAAGAGGTCTTCTCGCGTCGGATTGCGGCTCACCGCGAAGACGACATTGGACTGGCTCATGGGCGAAACTCCAATTCTCCAAAAGATGATCCGGCGGAAGCCGAGGCTCCCGCCGGAAGGATCGAGGGTGACCTCCTCAGAAGAGCTTGTCCGGAATCCAGCTCGCGGTTGCCGCATCGCTCGTGCTGAAGGCCGGGATTTTCGCGGCCAGGTCCTCGATCGTCTTGACGCCGGCCGCACGCAGGCTTTCCTGCGTCAGAAGCGTCGGCTTCACGGTGATCTGGTGGGGAACTGTCTGTCCGGCGATTTCGAGGGCTGCGGCGCGGATGGAGACGGCGCCGACGACGGCCGGATTGGTCGCAACGGTCGCGACCCATGGGCTGCCTTCCTCGGTGATCTCCTGAATATCGGCGGTCGAGACGTCAGCCGAATAGATCTTGAGCTTCTTAGCGATGCCGAGGTCGTTGGCTGCGAGCTTCACGCCGCGGGCGAATTCGTCATAGGGGGCGAAGACCACCGAAATTTCGGGATTGGCGGTGAGCGCGGCCTTTGCCTGATCGGCGGTCGAGGTCGCCGTCGTATCGCTGACATTGCCGAAACGGGCCTTTTCGATGACGCCCTTATTCTCCGACTTGAACTTGTCCCAGACCTCGTTGCGGCGGTCGAGCGGCGCAAAACCCGCGACATAGACATAACCGGCTTTGAAGTCTTTGCCGTTGTCCTTCACCACCTGTTCGAGCGCCAGCGAGGCGAGCTCGTGGTCGCTCTGCTCCACCTGCGGGATCTTGGGGTTGTTGAGGTTGACGTCGAAGGCGACGACCTTGATGCCCTTGTCGAGTGCCTGCTGCACGACGTCGCCGAGCGATTCCGGCAGGCCGTGGTCGATGACAATGCCGGAGACGCCGAGATTGATCGCCTGCAGGATCTGCTCGCGCTGCTCGGCGGCGTCCTGCCGTCCGGGGAAGACGCGCAGGTCGATATCCAGCGCCTTGGCCTGGGCTTCAGCCCCCGCCTGGTAGGCCTGAAAGAAGTCACCGGCCGAGATGTAGCTGATCAGAGCCACCTTGACGCCGCCCTTGTCGAAGGGGGCTGGAGCGCCGGACAGGCCGTCGGCTTTTGCGCCTTGAATGAAAATGAACGGAATGACGGCGGCAGACAGTGCGAGCCGTGCGAGGGATTTCATCGTCGCGTTCCTTCTAGCAATCGGAAGCGTCGTCTGACAGGTTGGGGGCCCCGCGACGCATCGGATTATTTAGATATAATCTCTATGTTTTTAGTAGAGTAAATGATCCGATTTTACGGGCTGCAAGAGATTCTTTGTTTCGCGAGGACAGTTTGCGAGGGAAAGGCGTGCCTGGAGTTCGACCGCCCGGACAGGGCACACTCCTGATACGAATGCAGTCCCGGACATGATCGATGCCGCTTCTTCACATTGAAAACATCACCCGCAGTTTCGGGTCGACGCGGGCGCTGGCCGGTGCTGATTTTTCGATGGAGCGCGGCGAGATCGTGGCGCTGATGGGGGCAAATGGCGCCGGTAAATCGACGCTGGTCAAGATCCTTTCCGGCGTGCTTTCGGCCGATGGCGGCACCGTCAGTCTCGAGGGCCGCCCCTTTGCGCCGCGCAGTCCGGCCGAAGCGGCAAAGGCTGGCGTTGTCACCGTACACCAATCGACGGATCTCGTCGGCGCGGCCGGTCTAAGCGTTGCCGATGCCCTGCTACTCAACCGGTTTGCCGATCGCGGCACGCCCTTCTTTATCTCACGCGCCGGCATCCGCCGTGCCGCGCAGGCAATGCTCGATGCCGCCGGCTTCAGCCTGCCGCTCGATCGTGATTTCGGCGAACTCACCAGCGCCGACCGGCAACTGGTGGCGATCGCCCGCGCGCTTGCCAACCGCGCCGATCTCCTCATCCTCGACGAGCCGACGGCGAGCCTTTCCGGAGAGGAGAGCCGCCGCCTCTTCGACATTCTTCTCAGCCTGCGCAAGCGGGGCCTGGCGATCCTCTATATCTCGCACCGCACGGCTGATCTCGAAGCCATCGCCGACCGCGCGCTCGTCATGCGCGGCGGCCGCGTCGTCGGCACATTCGCACGGCCGATCGATTTTTCCACAGCCATCGAGACGATGATCGGTCGCAGACTGGACGCGGCCCGGCCGGATGCGCGGCCGGCGGCCGGTCCGGCGATTTTCGAGATGCGCGATATCAGCCTGCTTCCTAAAGCTGCGCCCTTCGATCTGTCCCTGCATCAGGGCGAGGTGGTTGCGGTGACCGGCGTGCTCGGCGCCGGCAAGAGCCG
This window harbors:
- a CDS encoding LLM class flavin-dependent oxidoreductase, which gives rise to MSSKGRQLNLNLFIYPGGHHEAGWRYKDSSPERILDIKYYQALAQRAEAAKFDALFFADGPALTENIRYASRPRLEPLTWISAMAAVTERIGFIATASTTYNQPYNFARFFASIDHLSNGRAGWNIVTTGDAGAAQNFGLDQHPTHADRYDRAGEFVDVVTKLWDSWEDDALVGDRQSGIFADDQKIHPINHIGKYHRVRGPLTLPRSPQGRPVYVQAGSSEDGKSFASRYAEAIFTAHQTIANAQEFYSDIKARVKAVGRNPDQVKVLPGISPFIGSTEAEAKALYDEFNELIQPEYSLDQLRRLLGIDLSGHDLDGPFPRELIRIEGEVGVSSRFHVVLDIVDREKPTIRQLLHRLAGARGHWVEKGTPEQIADKIQLWFENGAADGFNIMPPYLTGGFDIFVDEVVPILRKRGLFRLDYEGTTLREHFGLDRPESQYSLAQSAIA
- a CDS encoding type II toxin-antitoxin system Phd/YefM family antitoxin; translated protein: MTSASFNQNPSKAKREASERPLVITDHGEATYVLVSYAEFQANWKAPKTLFEALRDPQADEKEFEPARLDFDSRTVEF
- a CDS encoding type II toxin-antitoxin system VapC family toxin — translated: MAFLLDTNVISAARRVERQAQEFQDFMTEFSVADAYLSAITIMEIQFGIQRERSRDPGFAKDLHRWMDEIVLTEFAERILPFDTATASRAGLLPTADKRPSADAMIAATALEHGLKLVTRNVAHFIPLGVECIDPWRFAGVQT
- a CDS encoding LLM class flavin-dependent oxidoreductase, which gives rise to MTRSRQLRLGAFMRPVSLHTGAWRYPGSYPDANFNFAHLKSFAQALERAKFDAFFMADHLAVLNMPVEALRRSHTVTSFEPFTLLSALAAVTQRIGLVATASTTFDEPYHIARRFASLDHISGGRAGWNIVTTSNPDAALNFGLDEHVEHGERYHRAREFYDVVTGLWDSFADDAFIRDRESGLFFDPEKMHVLSHKGEELSVRGPLNIARPPQGWPVIVQAGQSDPGRQLAAETAEMVFCSPRDLAAGKALYADIKGRMEAIGRNRDHLKILPAAFVIVGDSLEEARAKRATLDSLVHYDSAIASLSIALGHDASGFDPDAPLPSDIPDTNASKTGRAQVLKLAAEENLTVRQLAQRYGGYAGLAFVGTPANIADEMERWLDEEGSDGFNVVFPYLPQGLTDVTERLVPELQRRGLFRREYEGTTLREHLGLPRPENRFFPAGA
- a CDS encoding SfnB family sulfur acquisition oxidoreductase, translated to MNTVLRQADQIRPVAPRIGSDEEAIATARRLAAQFAARAAERDADRILPFAELDLLAQSGLLAITVPSQYGGLDVSNAVLAEITAILSEADGSIGQIPQNHFYILEALRTDGSEEQQRYFFGRVLAGDRFGNALSERGTKTVGHYNTRITRDGPGYRINGRKFYSTGVLFADWITIFALDPEDRLTMAFVPKGTEGVEIVDDWDGFGQRTTGSGTTILDNVYVSADSVVFHHKGFERPTTIGSVGQIIHAGVDLGIARAAFAETLEFIRTKSRPWMDSGLDRASDDPLTIAKVGQIAIRLEAATALVERAGHKVDAAQVETTEEKVIAATLAVAAAKVLTTEVALEASNTLFELAGTSSVQTGLNLDRHWRNARTHTLHDPVRWKYHVVGNYHLNGVTPPKNGAL
- a CDS encoding acyl-CoA dehydrogenase family protein, with protein sequence MSQSNVVFAVSRNPTREDLFARAEEISADLSRRAADLDREGRPPLAEIIKLKNAGLLNALHPPEIGGGGLDWVDGLKLVRILARGESSIGQLLGYHYVNSQYIYWALDPARAHALGSDTVARNLYWGAAVNPRDPGLVLTRRGNGYVLNGRKSFSTAARVSDYINANATLDDKIAGFAVPTNRPGYIANDDWDNIGQRLSDSGSVEFRDFPVYEEDFVGAPAAPDAAPPVLSTFNTPFIQLVFVNFYLGTAEGALQAAVDYVRTTTRPWITSGVERAADDPYILERVGEFTAALKASAALADSAAAAVQAGLARGRDVTARERGEAAAEAYTAKVHATHVSLDITSRVFELTGARSTADKYRFDRFWRNVRTHTLHDPVFYKAREVGEFVLNDRIPEVSLYS
- a CDS encoding substrate-binding domain-containing protein — its product is MKSLARLALSAAVIPFIFIQGAKADGLSGAPAPFDKGGVKVALISYISAGDFFQAYQAGAEAQAKALDIDLRVFPGRQDAAEQREQILQAINLGVSGIVIDHGLPESLGDVVQQALDKGIKVVAFDVNLNNPKIPQVEQSDHELASLALEQVVKDNGKDFKAGYVYVAGFAPLDRRNEVWDKFKSENKGVIEKARFGNVSDTTATSTADQAKAALTANPEISVVFAPYDEFARGVKLAANDLGIAKKLKIYSADVSTADIQEITEEGSPWVATVATNPAVVGAVSIRAAALEIAGQTVPHQITVKPTLLTQESLRAAGVKTIEDLAAKIPAFSTSDAATASWIPDKLF
- a CDS encoding sugar ABC transporter ATP-binding protein translates to MPLLHIENITRSFGSTRALAGADFSMERGEIVALMGANGAGKSTLVKILSGVLSADGGTVSLEGRPFAPRSPAEAAKAGVVTVHQSTDLVGAAGLSVADALLLNRFADRGTPFFISRAGIRRAAQAMLDAAGFSLPLDRDFGELTSADRQLVAIARALANRADLLILDEPTASLSGEESRRLFDILLSLRKRGLAILYISHRTADLEAIADRALVMRGGRVVGTFARPIDFSTAIETMIGRRLDAARPDARPAAGPAIFEMRDISLLPKAAPFDLSLHQGEVVAVTGVLGAGKSRLLQAIFGVTALSRGAMFLDGRPYRPKSPGEAIAAGVAMAAEDRHRSSLMPPAWPGHSLSATISLPHLGKWYPRGFLVGGRERREAEQAIARLGIKAAGPLASVWSLSGGNQQKAVIARWEAEPSRLLLLDEPFQGVDVGARHDIIRAIRARTDRATLIATSDPEEAYEVADRILVIDHHVLRPAADGAALTSAIQGISA